One genomic region from Spirulina subsalsa PCC 9445 encodes:
- a CDS encoding glycosyltransferase produces MKLLFISSPVSSLNSGRLGGVAVNLQTIAREMLGRHHEVEIVAPPDSRLEGLKVTEIPGTLQGLVPHPTYEDPVILPDNAVVANLWDYARQVQLDYDLILDFGYEWLPLYLSPFFQRPVLHYICIASWTSVMDRAIARVADLCPGTLGAHTQTQANTYPCPEAFRILGGGIDLTKYEFCDTPGESFAWAGRISPEKGLEDAIAAAQTLGVPLKVFGYLQDPEYWRKLQAQYPDADLDYRGFLSTQDFQQELRQCQGLLMTHKWIEALGRVVLEALACGVPVIAYNRGGPSELVADGKSGWLVEPDSVSGLIEGMRQIEQIERAVCRQEAEERYSMGAFGDRLIRWFNRVL; encoded by the coding sequence ATGAAACTTCTGTTTATCTCTAGTCCGGTTAGCTCCCTGAACAGTGGTCGTCTGGGGGGAGTGGCGGTCAATCTACAAACGATTGCCCGAGAAATGCTCGGCCGACACCATGAGGTGGAAATTGTCGCCCCCCCGGATTCTCGTTTAGAAGGGTTAAAGGTGACGGAAATTCCTGGCACGCTACAAGGTTTAGTCCCCCATCCCACCTATGAAGATCCGGTTATCCTCCCGGACAATGCCGTTGTCGCGAATCTGTGGGACTATGCCCGTCAAGTCCAGCTAGATTATGACCTGATTCTGGATTTTGGCTATGAGTGGCTCCCCCTCTACCTGTCGCCCTTTTTTCAGCGTCCAGTACTGCACTACATTTGTATCGCCTCTTGGACTTCGGTCATGGATCGGGCGATCGCACGAGTGGCTGATCTTTGTCCGGGGACTCTGGGCGCTCATACCCAAACTCAAGCCAATACCTATCCTTGCCCAGAAGCTTTTAGAATTTTGGGTGGGGGAATTGACTTGACAAAATACGAGTTTTGTGATACTCCGGGGGAGAGTTTCGCTTGGGCGGGTCGGATTTCACCGGAGAAGGGATTAGAGGATGCGATCGCCGCCGCCCAAACCCTTGGCGTTCCCCTCAAAGTCTTTGGCTATTTACAAGATCCCGAATATTGGCGCAAGTTACAAGCCCAATATCCCGACGCGGATTTAGACTATCGGGGGTTTTTATCAACCCAAGATTTTCAGCAGGAATTAAGGCAATGTCAGGGGCTGTTGATGACCCACAAATGGATTGAAGCCCTTGGCCGGGTTGTGTTGGAAGCGCTGGCCTGTGGGGTTCCCGTCATTGCCTATAATCGCGGGGGCCCCTCGGAATTGGTGGCCGATGGGAAGAGTGGGTGGTTAGTGGAACCTGATTCTGTTTCTGGGTTAATTGAGGGGATGCGTCAAATTGAGCAAATCGAGCGCGCTGTGTGCCGCCAAGAGGCAGAAGAGCGCTATTCTATGGGGGCTTTTGGCGATCGCCTAATCCGCTGGTTTAATCGCGTACTGTAG
- the glmM gene encoding phosphoglucosamine mutase: MVTSPVRIQGSNPVHLPQTLESLRHGPRQAYAGLPKTPLFGTDGIRGKVGELLTASLALEVGFWAGQLFKATAAQAGPVILGQDSRNSSDMLSTALTAGLTTAGLEVWNLGLCPTPCVSFLTAQTGAMGGVMISASHNPPEDNGIKFFGANGTKLSKEAAKQIEAGLRGELGSPVTMPHHWGQYHSRPRLIQRYQQALQESLPPNLDFRGLRIVLDLAWGASVYLAPAVFRALGAEVICLHEQPDGDRINVNCGSTHLALLQEAVQRHQADLGFAFDGDADRVMAMDSQGREVNGDYILYFWGQELQNKQQLPDQLIVATVMANLGFERAWEQRGGRFLRTAVGDQHVQAAMFETGAMLGGEQSGHILCHHHSFSGDGLQTALHLTALVKQAGVTLSELVEESFRPYPQLLRNVRVEDRDRRLHWQDCDLLTYAIAQAEKELGDQGRILVRASGTEPLIRVMVEAAELNVAEYWTNNLVQKVQQYLAV; this comes from the coding sequence ATGGTAACATCTCCCGTGCGAATTCAGGGATCGAACCCTGTTCATCTACCCCAAACCTTAGAATCGTTACGTCATGGCCCCCGCCAAGCCTATGCAGGTCTACCGAAAACCCCCCTCTTTGGCACCGATGGCATCCGGGGAAAGGTGGGGGAACTTCTCACCGCCTCTTTAGCCCTAGAGGTCGGTTTCTGGGCGGGTCAATTGTTTAAGGCTACGGCAGCACAAGCAGGCCCGGTGATTTTAGGGCAAGATTCCCGCAATTCTAGCGATATGTTATCTACCGCACTGACGGCCGGGTTAACGACGGCTGGGTTAGAGGTGTGGAATTTGGGCCTATGTCCTACCCCTTGTGTGTCCTTCCTGACGGCGCAAACGGGGGCGATGGGTGGGGTGATGATTTCCGCCAGTCATAACCCCCCAGAGGACAACGGAATTAAGTTTTTTGGCGCAAACGGGACAAAACTGAGCAAGGAGGCCGCGAAACAAATTGAGGCAGGATTACGAGGAGAGTTAGGCAGTCCCGTCACGATGCCCCACCATTGGGGACAATATCACAGTCGCCCCCGTTTAATTCAAAGGTATCAACAGGCTCTACAGGAATCGCTGCCGCCTAATTTAGATTTTAGGGGGTTGCGGATTGTTTTGGATTTGGCTTGGGGGGCTTCGGTTTATCTGGCTCCGGCAGTGTTCCGGGCGTTAGGGGCTGAGGTGATTTGTTTACATGAACAACCGGATGGCGATCGCATTAATGTTAATTGTGGTTCAACGCATTTGGCGCTCTTACAAGAGGCGGTTCAACGTCATCAGGCTGATCTCGGGTTTGCCTTTGATGGCGATGCAGATCGGGTGATGGCTATGGATAGTCAAGGCCGGGAAGTGAATGGGGACTATATTCTCTATTTCTGGGGTCAAGAATTGCAAAATAAGCAGCAGTTGCCCGATCAGTTGATTGTGGCCACTGTCATGGCGAATTTAGGCTTTGAGCGCGCTTGGGAGCAACGGGGCGGTCGTTTCCTGCGGACGGCGGTGGGTGATCAGCACGTTCAAGCGGCAATGTTTGAAACGGGCGCAATGTTAGGGGGTGAACAGTCGGGTCATATTCTCTGCCATCACCATAGTTTCTCGGGGGATGGTTTACAGACGGCGCTGCATTTGACGGCATTGGTGAAACAAGCGGGGGTAACGCTGAGTGAGTTAGTGGAGGAGAGTTTCCGCCCCTATCCTCAATTGTTGCGCAATGTGCGGGTGGAAGATCGCGATCGCCGTTTACACTGGCAAGATTGTGATCTGCTCACTTATGCGATCGCCCAAGCAGAAAAAGAACTCGGAGATCAAGGCCGGATCTTGGTCCGGGCTTCGGGAACAGAACCCCTAATCCGCGTCATGGTAGAGGCCGCAGAACTCAATGTGGCTGAATATTGGACGAACAATCTGGTGCAAAAAGTGCAGCAATATTTAGCGGTTTGA
- the folB gene encoding dihydroneopterin aldolase → MDAIEVTGLRYYGYVGFLPEEQVLGQWFEVNLTLWLDLSTVGQNDQLDDTLNYAEVVEKVQYLMETSKFKTLERLNTVIIETLLQFERVEKVRSRLIKLSPPIPGFPGHVMIDMTRER, encoded by the coding sequence ATGGACGCAATTGAAGTTACAGGGTTACGCTACTACGGTTATGTTGGTTTCTTACCGGAAGAACAAGTTTTAGGTCAATGGTTTGAAGTGAACTTAACCCTGTGGTTAGACCTTTCCACCGTCGGACAAAACGACCAACTCGACGACACCCTCAACTATGCCGAGGTGGTGGAAAAAGTGCAATACCTCATGGAAACCTCGAAATTTAAGACCCTTGAACGGTTAAACACCGTGATCATTGAAACCCTGTTACAGTTTGAACGGGTGGAAAAAGTGCGATCGCGCTTAATCAAACTCTCTCCCCCCATTCCCGGTTTCCCCGGCCATGTCATGATTGACATGACCCGAGAACGGTAA
- a CDS encoding CHAD domain-containing protein — MKQPTPETALTFGDWAYVAIAKHYQKILKHEPEVLKDQDPEELHQMRVGMRRLRTVLIGFTTALNLPKGIREQKVGKLARILGELRDLDVLGESLQKDYLPHLPKKEQKVLRDVFPVLKHQRHKAFKQVRKALNDKPYLKLKQQFTDWLEFPQYHAIASLPIEDVLADLLLPQVSQLLLHPGWWVGVGSSTGAVVLDPSPRALMEQVFTHEITCLHSLRKEAKRSRYQLELFTQFYGETYQNYVQDIKKIQTVLGDIQDSFVLVEFLQSIFADPIEQELPHLTQKLQEIRWEKWQAWQSLQTQFTQAEIRNHFRLTIQKLEPVIQPHLPKDLVFAPES; from the coding sequence ATGAAACAACCTACACCGGAAACGGCTTTGACGTTTGGCGATTGGGCTTATGTCGCCATTGCCAAGCACTACCAAAAAATTCTCAAACATGAGCCAGAAGTCCTCAAAGATCAAGATCCCGAAGAGTTACATCAAATGCGAGTAGGGATGCGGCGTTTACGCACCGTCTTAATTGGTTTTACCACGGCGTTAAACCTACCCAAAGGCATCCGCGAGCAAAAAGTGGGCAAGTTGGCTCGTATTTTAGGGGAGTTACGAGATTTGGATGTGTTGGGGGAAAGTCTCCAGAAGGACTATCTCCCCCATTTACCCAAAAAAGAGCAGAAGGTGCTGCGAGATGTGTTCCCTGTCCTCAAACACCAACGCCATAAAGCTTTTAAACAAGTTCGGAAAGCTCTCAACGATAAACCCTACCTGAAATTAAAACAACAGTTTACAGATTGGTTAGAATTCCCCCAATATCACGCCATTGCCTCCCTGCCCATTGAGGATGTTCTCGCAGATTTACTCTTGCCCCAAGTGAGTCAATTGTTGCTACATCCGGGCTGGTGGGTAGGAGTGGGGAGTTCAACGGGTGCTGTTGTTTTGGATCCGTCTCCTCGTGCCTTGATGGAACAAGTGTTCACCCATGAGATTACCTGTTTACATAGTTTGCGCAAAGAGGCCAAGCGATCGCGCTATCAACTGGAACTATTTACCCAGTTCTACGGGGAAACCTATCAAAACTATGTTCAAGATATCAAAAAAATTCAGACCGTCTTAGGCGACATTCAAGATAGTTTTGTTTTAGTGGAATTTTTACAAAGTATTTTTGCCGATCCCATTGAGCAAGAATTACCCCATTTAACTCAAAAACTACAAGAAATTCGCTGGGAAAAATGGCAAGCTTGGCAAAGTTTACAAACTCAGTTTACTCAAGCTGAGATCCGGAATCATTTCCGCTTGACTATCCAAAAACTGGAACCCGTAATTCAGCCTCATCTCCCCAAAGATTTAGTTTTTGCCCCAGAGTCTTAG
- a CDS encoding 2-succinylbenzoate--CoA ligase, translating to MDNLTTHLKNPPHWLIHPPGNLFLNHLNSYRQTLQTYPTPPRICLAESDPIKFLAAFFASLLHNAPLFLCHPQWTPQEWQSVLELTQPQIIWGISPPPPTFPPTPTPQLPPQAIMIPTGGSSGKIRFAIHTWETLTHAVEGFYHYFNQQPVCSLCLLPLYHVSGLMQGIRAFLTQGKLAIYNYSDLKKALTNNNLFAPLLSHNWQDFFISLVPTQLQFILEHNPQWLQQFKTVLVGGASTPNALLEQAYHHQINLALTYGMTETAAQIATLKPRDFLNKIWCSGQTLPHAKITLQSPQNPIIQIESSALYWGYYPHGTEQAKIFITDDLGKINPEGYLSIFGRNSQKIITGGENVFPPEIEQIIFQTNCVQDICIIGLPDAKWGEIVTAIYVPKSGDITPEIIQAKIAPLLSPFKHPKRWLVRAKIPRNAQGKINYPDLKQWATNQ from the coding sequence GTGGACAACCTCACAACCCACCTAAAAAACCCTCCCCACTGGTTAATTCATCCCCCCGGAAACCTATTCTTAAATCACCTCAATTCCTATCGCCAAACCCTGCAAACCTACCCCACCCCCCCGCGAATTTGCCTCGCCGAATCCGACCCCATTAAATTCTTGGCGGCCTTCTTTGCCTCCCTACTCCACAACGCCCCCCTCTTCCTCTGTCACCCCCAATGGACCCCCCAAGAATGGCAATCCGTCCTAGAACTCACCCAACCCCAAATCATCTGGGGAATCTCTCCCCCTCCCCCCACCTTTCCCCCAACTCCCACCCCCCAACTCCCCCCCCAAGCCATCATGATCCCCACCGGAGGATCATCCGGTAAAATCCGTTTTGCGATTCATACTTGGGAAACCTTAACTCATGCCGTCGAGGGCTTTTATCACTACTTCAATCAACAACCGGTTTGTAGTTTATGCCTGCTTCCATTATACCATGTTAGTGGATTAATGCAAGGGATAAGAGCATTTTTAACACAAGGAAAACTCGCCATTTATAATTATTCTGACCTCAAAAAAGCCCTAACAAATAATAACCTTTTCGCCCCCCTTTTAAGCCACAACTGGCAAGACTTTTTTATTTCCCTCGTCCCCACCCAACTCCAGTTTATTCTAGAACACAATCCCCAATGGTTGCAGCAATTTAAAACCGTTCTAGTCGGAGGCGCATCCACCCCCAACGCCCTGTTAGAGCAAGCCTATCACCATCAAATCAACCTCGCCCTAACCTATGGCATGACCGAAACTGCCGCCCAAATTGCCACATTAAAACCCCGTGATTTCCTGAACAAAATTTGGTGTAGTGGTCAGACCTTACCCCATGCCAAAATTACGCTACAATCCCCCCAAAACCCCATCATTCAGATTGAAAGTTCCGCCCTCTATTGGGGATACTATCCCCACGGAACAGAACAAGCGAAAATCTTTATCACCGATGACCTCGGCAAGATTAATCCAGAGGGATATTTATCAATATTCGGTCGCAATAGTCAAAAAATCATTACTGGAGGTGAGAATGTTTTCCCCCCAGAAATTGAACAGATTATTTTTCAAACCAACTGCGTGCAAGATATTTGTATCATTGGGCTACCTGATGCTAAATGGGGAGAAATTGTCACCGCCATTTATGTTCCTAAATCAGGAGATATTACCCCAGAAATAATTCAGGCAAAAATTGCCCCCTTATTAAGTCCCTTTAAACATCCCAAACGTTGGTTAGTGAGAGCCAAAATCCCCCGCAATGCCCAAGGAAAAATCAACTATCCCGACCTAAAACAGTGGGCAACAAACCAATAA
- a CDS encoding glycosyltransferase family 2 protein translates to MSPTSSPLVSILIPAYRAKQTLGDTIQSLLTQTYPHWEAVIGSDDQVDYLDHLAQQGISDTRLKQADTGGYGTGEAPARNAALTLAQGEIIANLDADDAYQPNRLAELVPLALKFGVALDNTGVYNSQGQLYKRPFPDRTALSFATAEDILNPRVPFFPVFRRELAGSGWTRVPFAADVLFNLELLSRSEQVALHPQPLYRYYKRDNSITQSPKAFETAEQAYQAILSLLDRGELELTPTIRASAQAEFTANLRLNDLFRQYMQEGRCQNLEEFLDLTENGHAAWLQPELNALPRPKAQQS, encoded by the coding sequence ATGTCTCCCACCTCATCCCCCCTCGTCAGTATCCTCATCCCCGCTTACCGTGCTAAACAGACCCTTGGGGATACCATCCAAAGCTTACTGACCCAAACCTATCCCCACTGGGAAGCGGTTATCGGTTCTGATGACCAAGTAGACTATCTAGACCACCTCGCGCAACAGGGAATTAGCGACACCCGCTTAAAACAAGCCGATACAGGAGGTTACGGCACCGGAGAAGCCCCCGCCCGCAACGCCGCCCTCACCCTTGCTCAAGGGGAAATTATCGCCAACTTAGACGCGGATGACGCTTATCAACCCAATCGTCTCGCTGAGTTAGTTCCTCTCGCCCTAAAATTCGGTGTAGCCCTAGATAATACAGGGGTTTACAATTCCCAAGGTCAGCTTTATAAGCGTCCCTTTCCCGACCGCACCGCCCTAAGTTTTGCCACAGCCGAGGATATCTTAAATCCTCGTGTCCCCTTTTTCCCCGTCTTTCGTCGGGAATTGGCCGGGTCAGGGTGGACAAGGGTTCCCTTTGCGGCCGATGTTTTATTTAACCTCGAACTCCTCAGCCGCAGTGAACAGGTCGCCCTTCACCCTCAACCCCTCTATCGCTACTACAAACGGGATAACTCCATCACCCAATCCCCCAAGGCCTTTGAGACAGCAGAACAAGCTTATCAAGCCATTTTATCCCTGTTAGACCGGGGAGAATTAGAACTGACCCCAACCATCCGCGCCTCGGCACAGGCTGAATTTACCGCCAATCTCCGTTTAAATGATCTCTTTCGTCAGTATATGCAGGAGGGACGCTGCCAAAATCTAGAGGAATTTCTCGATCTGACGGAAAATGGCCATGCGGCTTGGTTGCAACCCGAATTAAACGCCCTCCCTCGCCCCAAGGCCCAACAATCATGA
- a CDS encoding class I SAM-dependent methyltransferase, which produces MLGGMMDDLEKILRNQEDILAMQYLAPLCGEYLPWSGYAMRPSGLVQVLNEIVINQRSKIVECGAGVSTFYIARLLRQKGGHLYTIEHNLDWMNWVQGELERESLSHLVTLVYAPLQPTDLSLQNTPWYDTEILRATLGSLQGIDLLLVDGPPAYEESIQYSRYPALPYFLPQFAPDVTVVIDDANREGEREIIKRWEGLLNVGFEQKDGYIAIARFQHSGNSDE; this is translated from the coding sequence ATGTTAGGAGGAATGATGGATGATTTAGAGAAAATTCTACGCAATCAAGAGGATATATTGGCGATGCAGTATTTAGCGCCTTTATGTGGCGAGTATCTGCCTTGGAGTGGCTACGCGATGCGCCCTAGTGGTTTGGTGCAAGTGCTGAATGAAATTGTGATTAATCAACGCTCTAAAATTGTGGAGTGTGGGGCGGGGGTTTCGACGTTTTATATTGCCCGGTTACTTCGTCAAAAGGGGGGACATCTTTATACGATTGAACATAATTTAGATTGGATGAATTGGGTTCAAGGTGAGTTGGAACGGGAAAGTTTATCTCACTTGGTTACTTTGGTTTATGCGCCTTTACAACCTACGGATTTATCGTTACAAAATACCCCTTGGTATGATACGGAAATTCTTCGGGCAACTCTAGGTTCTCTACAAGGGATTGATTTATTATTGGTGGATGGCCCCCCGGCCTATGAGGAGTCGATTCAATATTCCCGCTATCCGGCGTTGCCTTATTTTTTGCCCCAATTTGCCCCGGATGTGACGGTGGTGATTGATGATGCTAACCGTGAGGGGGAAAGGGAGATTATTAAACGCTGGGAAGGGCTGCTTAATGTGGGTTTTGAGCAGAAGGATGGCTATATTGCGATCGCCCGTTTCCAACATTCAGGGAATAGTGATGAGTGA
- a CDS encoding pirin family protein, which yields MIKLRKSHERGHANHGWLDSYHTFSFSSYYDPNHLNFRSLRVINEDWINPSSGFGTHGHKDMEIITYVLEGSLEHKDSIGNGSIIQPGEVQRMSAGTGIYHSEYNPSTSEKVHLLQIWILPEQQDLEPSYEQKSFPIAQTPNHLHLVAARGGKDGAVTVHQDMSLYAGIIPAGEQVSYELNPQRYAWLQVAKGAVELNGVVLNTSDAAAVSEETRLDIKATQEAEILLFDLA from the coding sequence ATGATTAAGCTTCGCAAATCCCACGAACGAGGTCACGCAAATCACGGCTGGTTAGATAGTTATCACACGTTTTCCTTTTCGAGTTATTATGACCCCAATCACCTGAATTTTAGGAGTTTACGGGTCATTAATGAGGACTGGATTAATCCAAGTTCGGGATTCGGAACTCATGGTCATAAAGACATGGAAATTATTACCTATGTTTTAGAAGGTTCTCTCGAACATAAAGATAGTATTGGCAATGGTTCTATTATTCAGCCCGGAGAGGTGCAACGGATGAGCGCGGGGACGGGAATTTATCACAGTGAATATAATCCCTCGACTTCGGAAAAAGTCCATCTTTTGCAGATTTGGATTTTGCCGGAACAACAGGATTTAGAACCGAGTTATGAACAGAAAAGTTTCCCCATTGCTCAGACACCTAATCATTTACATTTAGTGGCGGCGAGAGGGGGTAAAGATGGGGCGGTGACGGTGCATCAGGATATGAGTTTATATGCGGGTATTATTCCGGCAGGGGAGCAGGTTTCCTATGAGTTAAACCCTCAACGGTATGCTTGGTTACAGGTAGCTAAAGGGGCTGTTGAGTTAAATGGAGTGGTTTTAAATACCAGTGACGCGGCGGCGGTGAGTGAGGAAACAAGGCTGGATATTAAGGCAACTCAAGAGGCGGAAATTTTATTGTTTGATTTGGCTTAG
- a CDS encoding winged helix-turn-helix transcriptional regulator has translation MENAVTVTVGKQVSCAVEITLRVIGGRWKVLILRELFDGVKRFGELQRALSGITQKMLTQQLREMERDGIVHRQVYAQVPPKVEYSLTPLGESLKPILEEMHRWGEKHPNS, from the coding sequence ATGGAAAATGCAGTCACAGTAACCGTCGGAAAACAGGTGAGTTGCGCCGTAGAAATCACCTTGCGCGTTATTGGCGGCCGGTGGAAAGTCTTGATTTTACGGGAACTGTTCGATGGAGTGAAGCGCTTCGGGGAGTTACAACGGGCGTTAAGCGGGATTACCCAGAAAATGTTAACCCAACAGTTGCGGGAAATGGAAAGGGACGGCATCGTACACCGTCAAGTATATGCCCAAGTTCCCCCCAAGGTGGAATATTCCCTCACGCCTTTGGGAGAGAGTCTAAAGCCCATTTTAGAGGAAATGCACCGTTGGGGAGAAAAACATCCTAATTCTTGA
- a CDS encoding IS4 family transposase gives MLSNFPQIVKQCLGHLPQDDYPVLNTFKFVSIWLEFVLDQSQTSMRSLFKRLNIMGESVDISTFSKASKYRDPQIFYQLWVHLTQQFLKQNKIPSNQLQLFPLDSTIVTLTSKLLWHQEVHQVKLFAGLNLFTGIPGGLFLHFGQGHDYKYGDTTLESIPANGVGIMDRGFFSLIQIALLQKLKDRYFVLRIRNNVHLTFLDNGNCLLGQGREQIEARVVSFSDLEKKTEFRLVTNLPETGEGGVSSEEIAEFYRLRWSIELLWKFLKMHLKLDRLIPKNINGIEIQIYSCLIAYLLLNMLKIPTEFGKSLLDKLRYLQAFMCQKISYVHWFRELVPPG, from the coding sequence ATTCTATCCAACTTTCCTCAAATTGTCAAACAATGCCTCGGTCATTTGCCTCAAGATGACTATCCCGTCTTAAATACTTTTAAATTCGTTTCCATTTGGCTTGAATTTGTTCTTGACCAGAGTCAAACCAGTATGAGAAGTCTCTTCAAGAGGCTTAATATTATGGGGGAGTCTGTTGATATTTCCACCTTTTCTAAAGCCAGTAAGTATCGCGATCCTCAAATTTTTTATCAATTGTGGGTTCATCTAACACAACAGTTTCTTAAACAGAATAAGATTCCATCCAATCAGCTACAACTTTTTCCCTTAGATTCAACCATTGTCACTCTCACCAGTAAGTTACTCTGGCATCAAGAAGTTCACCAAGTCAAGCTTTTTGCGGGTCTAAATCTCTTCACCGGAATTCCAGGCGGACTCTTCCTTCATTTTGGTCAAGGTCATGACTATAAATATGGCGATACAACCCTAGAATCAATTCCAGCTAATGGCGTTGGAATAATGGATAGAGGCTTTTTTAGCCTAATTCAAATTGCCCTGTTACAAAAGTTGAAGGATCGCTACTTCGTTCTGAGAATTAGGAACAATGTTCACTTAACTTTCCTAGATAATGGCAATTGTTTACTAGGCCAAGGTCGCGAACAAATTGAAGCTAGAGTCGTAAGTTTTAGCGACTTAGAGAAAAAGACTGAGTTTCGATTAGTAACGAACTTACCCGAGACGGGAGAAGGAGGAGTTAGCTCAGAAGAAATTGCCGAGTTTTATCGTTTGCGTTGGTCAATTGAGTTGCTTTGGAAATTTTTAAAGATGCACCTCAAATTAGATCGCCTCATCCCTAAAAATATCAACGGAATTGAAATCCAGATTTATAGTTGTCTGATTGCCTATTTACTTCTAAATATGCTCAAGATACCGACAGAGTTCGGTAAATCTTTATTGGATAAATTGCGATATTTACAGGCGTTTATGTGTCAAAAAATTAGCTATGTACACTGGTTTAGAGAGCTAGTGCCACCTGGTTAA
- a CDS encoding o-succinylbenzoate synthase, translating into MSYCFTFRVYQRPFLRPLHTHHGIWEVREGIILRLENLQQEVAWGEIAPLPEFGSETLEEAIAFCQSLGPQVSPTLLSSLPDSLPACQFAFESALHQLLTPSPPPTLPPSRFAYLLPSGQAALETWPSLMAQGARTFKWKIGVLPLHQELDIFQQLDTLLPQGVQLRLDGNGGLREKETREWLKMGESTSRIEFLEQPLPPAEFTTLCTLQAQYQTPLALDESVARLNDLKTCYNQGWRGVFVVKVAIAGSPQKLRQFCQTHPLDLVLSSVLETEIARTAALHLAQEIAPQRALGFGTTQWFQPLKKTWLNDLWTTSQPT; encoded by the coding sequence ATGTCCTATTGTTTCACGTTTCGCGTCTACCAGCGCCCTTTTTTGCGGCCGTTACACACCCATCACGGCATCTGGGAGGTACGGGAGGGGATTATTCTCCGTTTAGAAAACCTACAGCAGGAAGTGGCCTGGGGGGAAATTGCACCCCTGCCAGAGTTTGGGTCCGAAACCTTGGAGGAGGCGATCGCATTTTGTCAAAGTCTCGGCCCCCAAGTCTCCCCCACCCTCCTTTCCAGCCTCCCCGATTCCCTCCCCGCCTGTCAATTTGCCTTTGAATCCGCCTTGCACCAATTACTCACCCCCTCCCCTCCCCCTACCCTTCCCCCCTCCCGTTTTGCCTATCTCCTCCCCTCGGGTCAAGCGGCCTTAGAGACCTGGCCTAGTCTGATGGCACAGGGAGCGAGAACCTTTAAATGGAAAATTGGGGTTTTGCCCTTACACCAAGAATTAGATATCTTTCAACAACTCGACACCCTCCTACCCCAAGGGGTACAACTGCGCTTAGATGGCAATGGGGGACTTAGGGAAAAGGAAACGCGGGAATGGTTGAAAATGGGGGAAAGCACCTCCCGGATTGAATTCCTCGAACAACCTTTACCCCCCGCAGAATTTACCACCCTCTGCACCCTACAAGCACAATATCAAACCCCCCTCGCCCTAGATGAATCTGTTGCCCGTTTAAACGACCTCAAAACCTGCTATAATCAAGGATGGCGCGGTGTTTTTGTTGTGAAGGTTGCGATCGCCGGATCCCCCCAAAAACTCCGCCAATTTTGTCAAACCCACCCCCTTGATCTCGTCCTTTCCTCCGTCCTAGAAACCGAAATCGCCCGCACCGCCGCCCTCCACCTTGCCCAAGAAATCGCCCCCCAACGAGCATTAGGCTTCGGCACAACCCAATGGTTCCAACCCCTGAAAAAAACTTGGTTAAACGACCTGTGGACAACCTCACAACCCACCTAA